In Mycolicibacterium lutetiense, the sequence GTCGCCCCCACCTGCCACGGCAGACCCGCATGCAGCCACGCCGTGCGGGTGACGTTATTCGATTGGGCGCCCGCCTGGGTGACGCACCCCCCCACGACCTGCTCGACCAGCATCGGATCGATACCGGCCCGGTCGACCAATCCGGATTGGACCGACCCCAGCAGTTCGGCCGCGTGCAGACCCGACAGCCATCCGCCCCGCTTACCGATCGGACTGCGCACCGCTTCCACGATCACCGGATCACCCATGACGCCCTGCCTTCCTGTTCGACCATCAGCTGTTCGTCGTCGCAGGTCGACACCAGAGGAACACCCCGCACCACCTGGAACTTGGAACTTGGAACTTGCTAATATTAGCAAGTGCGTATCTCCAGTCTTGTTGGGTCCTGCACGGACGGACGTCACGTCCGCCCCGGGAAGATGGAGTGCGTGACAGACGCGTGGCGCGATCCATCCCGTTACCGCTCGCAGGACTGGTTGGGAGACAACGTGTTTGACCGACGCGAGCGCTGCCGGAGCTGGCAGGGCGGCGTGTTGAGTACGCGGAGGTAGGCCAAGTGTGGGGATGGATTCGCAAGGCGGTGCGCACGGGCCGGGTGGTGGAGCCCGCGGGTGGCGCACCGGGAGCGGTGATCGAATCACCAGCCGGGGTAGCCGGGTCGTTGCAGATTCGCCACATCGACGCGGGATCGTGTAACGGCTGTGAGGTGGAGATCTCCGGTGCATTCGGGCCGGTGTATGACGCCGAACGGTTCGGGGCGCGGCTGGTGGCCTCACCGCGGCACGCCGATGCACTGCTGGTGACGGGAGTGGTGACACGCAACATGGAAGAGCCGTTGCTCAACACCGTGGCCGCGACCCCCCAGCCGCGGGTCGTGATCGCTTGTGGTGACTGCGCATTGAATCGCGGCGTGTTCGCCGAGGCTTACGGTGTGCGCGGCGCGGTGAACGAGGTGGTGCCGGTCGACATCGGGATTCCGGGGTGCCCGCCCACACCGAGCGACATCATCGCGGCGCTGCGCTCGGTGACCGGCACGTGAACGCCGCACCCCCGGCGGCCATCATCGACCCGCCCGACAGGCAACGACGGTCTGCGGCCGGTGCGGCGGTAGGCGGGATTGCCACCTCGTGTCTGGGTGTGGTCGGGGTCATCGCTGGCGGGGCGGCAATATTCACAGCGGTGCCGTCAGTTCATGTCGGCTGGCTGCTGCCACTATCGGGGGTCTATCTAGAGCTGGACCGGCTCGCGGGATTCTTCATCGCCCTGGTGGGCGCCGTGACCATCCCCGTGGGGGTATATGCAATCGGCTATGCCCGCCGCGAACGGCTGGGCGCGGTCACCATGGCCGCACTGCCCGTGTTTGCGGCCGCGATGCTGCTGGTACCCGCAGCGGGGTCGGTGACCACGTTCCTGTTCGCGTGGGAACTGATGGCGGCGACCTCGCTGGTGTTGGTACTCGCCGAACACACCCGACCCCAGGTCCGGTCTGCTGCCCTGATGTATGCGGCAATGACGCAGCTGGGGTTCGGCGCCATCCTGGTCGGGTTGTTGGTGTTGTCGGCTGCCGCCGGCGGTGACCGGTTCGCCATGTTGTCGCAGGCTCCCGAAGGTGTCCGGTCGGCGGTATTTGTGTTGACGGTGGTCGGGTTCGGATCCAAGTCCGGTCTGCTGCCGCTGCATGCCTGGCTCGCCCGCGCACACCCGGAGGCCCCCAGCCCGGTGTCGGCCCTGATGAGCGCGGCGATGGTCAACCTCGGCATATACGGCATCGTGCGGTTCGATCTTCAGCTGCTGGGCCCCGGCCCACGGTGGTGGGGTGTGGTGCTACTGGTGCTCGGCGCCTGCTCGGCGGTCTATGGAGTGCTGCAGGCCACCGTGGCCACCGATCTCAAACGGCTGCTGGCCTTCTCAACCACCGAGAACATGGGGTTGATCGCGGTCGCACTGGGCAGCGCGACCTTATTCGCCGCCGCCGGGGCACAGGAGCCGGCGACGGTGGCAATGGCCGCAGCACTACTGCATCTCACCGCGCACTCGGCGTTCAAGGCCCTGGCATTTATGGGAGCCGGGTCAGTGCTCGCCGCCACCGGGCTGCGTGATCTGGACCGCCTCGGCGGACTGGCCCGAGTGATGCCGGGCACCACACTGTTGTTCGGGCTGGCCGCCCTCGGTGCGGCCGGGTTGCCGCTGGGCGCGGGGTTTGTCAGTGAGTGGCTGCTCATCCAGTCGTTGATACATGCCGGGTCCGGGCACGACACACTGCTGGCGTTGGCGGGGCCTCTGGCCGTGGGCGCGGTGGCACTCACCACCGGGCTGGGTGTGGCCGCCATGGTCAAGGCATTCGGCATCGGGTTTCTGGCGCGGCCGCGATCACCGGGTGCGCGGGCCGCGCGAGAAGCGCCGCCCAGCATGCTGGTGGGGATGACCGTCGCCGCCGCGGCATGCCTGGTGCTGGCTTTCGCCCCGTTCGTGACCGCACCGGTACTGGCGCGGGTTCTCGATGAGCTGCCGGCCGCCGCGGCCGTGGGATTCACCGATTTCGGCGCGGTGGTGCGGTTGCCCGGCCTGGGCAGCTCGGTCGCGCCCGGGATGATCGCCGCGGCGTTGGTGATTGCGGTGGCCTCCGCGGTCGGAGTGTCAGGATGGCGCTCACAGCGACGCCCAGCCCCGGCGGTGCTGCCGCTGTGGGCGTGCGGCGCCGAGGCGCTCACCGCCCGAATGCAGTACACGGCAACCTCGTTCGCCGAGCCGCTGCAGCGCGTCTTCGACAATGTGCTGCGCCCCGATACTGACGTCGAAGTCACCCATGCCACCGAATCGCGCTACATGGTCGAGGCCGTCACGTATCGGGCGCGGATCACCGACGCCATCGAAACCCGGCTCTACACTCCGGTGATCGCAGTGGTGCGGGCACTGGCCGAGGTGGTGCGCCGTGCGCATACCGGCAGCGTGCACCTCTACCTTGCTTTGGGCGCTCTCGGCGTACTGGTCGTTGTGGTGGTGGCGCGATGACAGCGATGGCCTTCGTCGCCGGCGCCGCGCAATTGGTGACCGTCATGGCGGGCGCTCCCCTACTGGTCGGGGTGATGCGTCAGGTCCGCGCCGCGTGGGAGGGCCGTGCCGGTGCAGGTGTCGGACAGCCGTGGCGCGATCTACGCAAACAACTTGGCAAGCAACAGATCACACCGCAAGGCACCACCGTCGTGTTCGCCGCCGCACCGGCCGTCCTGGCCGGCACAACGCTGCTTATCGCTGCGGTCATTCCGATCGTAGCCACCGGATCCCCGCTGGACCCGGCTGCGGATCTGTTCGCCGTGGTCGGCCTATTGTTTGTCGGCACGGTCGCATTGAGTCTCGCCGGTATCGATACCGGCACCGCGTTCGGCGGGATGGGCGCCAGCCGCGAGATCACCATCGCAGCGCTGGTTGAACCAACCATTCTGCTCGCAGTGTTCGCCCTGTCGATTCCTGCAGGGTCGGCGAATCTAGGTGCGCTGGTGGCCAATACACTGCAGCACCCTGGTCAGGTCGCGTCGCTGACCGGTCTGCTGGCGTTCGTGGCATTGGCGGTGGTGATTCTCGCCGAGACCGGCCGGTTGCCGGTGGACAACCCGGCGACCCATTTGGAGCTGACCATGGTGCACGAGGCGATGGTGCTCGAATACTCCGGGCCACGGCTGGCGTTGATCGAATGGGCCTCGGCGATGCGGTTGACGGTGCTGCTGGCCCTGGTGGCGAATCTGTTTGTGCCGTGGGGCATCGCCGAGGCAAACCCCACCGCGGTGGAGTTGCTGCTCGGAATCGGGGCCATTGCGGCCAAGGTGGTGGTGCTGGCGGTGACGCTGGCCACGATGGAGGTGTTTATCGCCAAGTTACGGCTGTTTCGGGTGCCCGAACTGTTGGCCGGGTCGTTTCTGTTGGCCCTGCTGGCGGTCACGTCGGCCAATTTCTTCACCGTGTAAGGGGCCACATCCATGACTGACGCGATGTTTATGACCCTGATCGATCTGGCCGCCGGCGCGTTGATGTTGACGGCGGTGCTGATCGTGTGGCGTCGCGACCTGCGCGCCATCGTCGGGCTACTGGCCGCACAAGGGGCGGCGCTGGCCACCATCGCGGCGGTGGCGGCCATCCACCACGGCGATCCGGTGCTGCTTGCCGTCGCGGTGGTGGTGGCGGGGCTGCGCGCAATCGGTCTGCCGTGGCTGCTGGCCCGTACGCTGGCCGCCGAAAATCCCGGACAGCGTGAGGCCACCCCGCTGGTCAACACCTCCAGCTCCCTGCTGATTGCCGCCGGACTCAGTGTGGCCGCATTCTCCCTTACACGTCCGGTCGTCACGCTCGACCCCACACCCATGACCCAGGCCGCACCGGCCGCGTTCGCCGTGGTGTTCATCGCACTGTTCGTGATGGCTACCCGCCGCCACGCCGTATCTCAGGCAGCCGGCTTTCTGATGCTGGACAACGGAATTGCCGCCACAGCGTTCCTGCTGACCCTCAGTGTGCCGTTGATCGTCGAACTCGGAGCCTCGCTGGACGTGCTGTTCGCCGTCATCGTCATCGGGGTCCTGACAGGTCAGTTGCGCCGCGCGTTCGGCGGCGCCGATCTCGACCAACTACAGGAGCTGCGCGACTGATGACTGTTCTGCTCCTGGCCGCCATCCTTGCACCCGCTGCCGCCTCCCTGATCGCCGTGGTGGTGGGGTGGCACCGCGCCACCGCGGCGCTCACCGTGGCCGCCGCGGCCACAGTGTTGACCTGCGGGGCGGTATTGGGCTGCCGCGTCGGCACGGGTGCGCATCTGGCAGTCAGCGGGCTGCTGCGCGCCGACGCGCTGACGGCCACCATGCTGATCGTCATCGGCATCGTGGGCACCTTGGCCACCGCCGCCAGCATCGGCTACATCGACACCGAACTCGACCACGGTCACACCGACGCCGCCGGGGCGCGGCTGTACGGGGTGCTCACTCCGGCATTTCTGGCCGCGATGGTGACTGCGGTGTGCGCCAACAACATCGGCATCATCTGGGTGGCCATCGAAGCCACCACCATCATCACTGCGTTCCTGGTTGGGCATCGGCGCACCCGCACCGCGTTGGAAGCCACCTGGAAATACGTCATTTTGTGCTCGGTAGGGATCGCGGTGGCATTTTTGGGCACGGTGCTGCTCTACTACGCGGCCCAACACGCCGGGGCGCCCGCGGCGCACGCACTCAACCTCGACGTGCTGGGCGCCTACGCCGCCACACTGGATCCGGACGTGACCCGGCTGGCTGGCGGGCTGCTGCTCATCGGCTACGGCGCCAAGGCCGGACTGTTCCCCTTTCACACCTGGTTGGCCGACGCCCATAGTCAGGCCCCGGCACCAGTCAGCGCCCTGATGAGCGGGGTGCTGCTGTCGGTGGCATTC encodes:
- a CDS encoding NADH-quinone oxidoreductase subunit B family protein, producing MRKAVRTGRVVEPAGGAPGAVIESPAGVAGSLQIRHIDAGSCNGCEVEISGAFGPVYDAERFGARLVASPRHADALLVTGVVTRNMEEPLLNTVAATPQPRVVIACGDCALNRGVFAEAYGVRGAVNEVVPVDIGIPGCPPTPSDIIAALRSVTGT
- a CDS encoding proton-conducting transporter transmembrane domain-containing protein; its protein translation is MDPPDRQRRSAAGAAVGGIATSCLGVVGVIAGGAAIFTAVPSVHVGWLLPLSGVYLELDRLAGFFIALVGAVTIPVGVYAIGYARRERLGAVTMAALPVFAAAMLLVPAAGSVTTFLFAWELMAATSLVLVLAEHTRPQVRSAALMYAAMTQLGFGAILVGLLVLSAAAGGDRFAMLSQAPEGVRSAVFVLTVVGFGSKSGLLPLHAWLARAHPEAPSPVSALMSAAMVNLGIYGIVRFDLQLLGPGPRWWGVVLLVLGACSAVYGVLQATVATDLKRLLAFSTTENMGLIAVALGSATLFAAAGAQEPATVAMAAALLHLTAHSAFKALAFMGAGSVLAATGLRDLDRLGGLARVMPGTTLLFGLAALGAAGLPLGAGFVSEWLLIQSLIHAGSGHDTLLALAGPLAVGAVALTTGLGVAAMVKAFGIGFLARPRSPGARAAREAPPSMLVGMTVAAAACLVLAFAPFVTAPVLARVLDELPAAAAVGFTDFGAVVRLPGLGSSVAPGMIAAALVIAVASAVGVSGWRSQRRPAPAVLPLWACGAEALTARMQYTATSFAEPLQRVFDNVLRPDTDVEVTHATESRYMVEAVTYRARITDAIETRLYTPVIAVVRALAEVVRRAHTGSVHLYLALGALGVLVVVVVAR
- a CDS encoding respiratory chain complex I subunit 1 family protein, yielding MAFVAGAAQLVTVMAGAPLLVGVMRQVRAAWEGRAGAGVGQPWRDLRKQLGKQQITPQGTTVVFAAAPAVLAGTTLLIAAVIPIVATGSPLDPAADLFAVVGLLFVGTVALSLAGIDTGTAFGGMGASREITIAALVEPTILLAVFALSIPAGSANLGALVANTLQHPGQVASLTGLLAFVALAVVILAETGRLPVDNPATHLELTMVHEAMVLEYSGPRLALIEWASAMRLTVLLALVANLFVPWGIAEANPTAVELLLGIGAIAAKVVVLAVTLATMEVFIAKLRLFRVPELLAGSFLLALLAVTSANFFTV
- a CDS encoding proton-conducting transporter transmembrane domain-containing protein, with the protein product MTVLLLAAILAPAAASLIAVVVGWHRATAALTVAAAATVLTCGAVLGCRVGTGAHLAVSGLLRADALTATMLIVIGIVGTLATAASIGYIDTELDHGHTDAAGARLYGVLTPAFLAAMVTAVCANNIGIIWVAIEATTIITAFLVGHRRTRTALEATWKYVILCSVGIAVAFLGTVLLYYAAQHAGAPAAHALNLDVLGAYAATLDPDVTRLAGGLLLIGYGAKAGLFPFHTWLADAHSQAPAPVSALMSGVLLSVAFSVLIRLKPVIDLSVGPGYLRKGLLLVGLATLLIAALMLTVTGDLKRMLAYSSMENMGLIAIAAAAGTGLAIAALLLHVLAHGLGKTVLFLSAGQLQAAHDGTAIADITAVVRRSRLIGVSFVVGTIVLLGLPPFAMFASELAIARALADARLAWVLGAAMIAIAIAFTALARNTGQMMLGLPDPDSPPITAPASVTAALLVGVGGCVALGVTAGPLTDLFTTAATYLGALR